ACGGGAACAATCAGATAGCTTTCTCTCGAGGTCGTCTTGGGTTCATCGCCATTAACGGTGAGACTTCCGATCTTCGAGCCAACCTGACAACAGGCCTCCCCGCTGGCAAATACTGCGACGTCATCTCCGGGAGTGTTGAGGGGAATAAGTGCACTGGTAAACTCGTCGAGGTCCTCGATGATGGAACGGCCTTGATCGACATTCCAGCGGATGCTGAAGACGGAGTTCTTGCTATTCATATCGGGAGGACTTCACTGGTGAGCTTTTCCATTCTTAAACGTAAACGTAAACGTAATCGCGAATGAAATGGTGGTGGTAACTGCAGAAATATTTTGTTCTTCAGTTGCAGTGAATCTTCGCTGAGATGAGAGGATCAACGTTCGTGAggatattaattatcgattggtGATTCAATGTGTTTTATCGTAACAACAGGTTCGTGTTGTAGTGGATACCGAATTAGAATTTTGTCagtgataagaattatttattaacgtTTATGAAGTAAAGGAAACGAGAGTTTGTAGTCAAGAGTTGGTCGTCGCTACATAACTCGGGTCATTATGTAATTAATGTCACATAATGTACGGTATTAAAATTCttaatcaatcaatgaatCCATTTTTATGCGAGATAGTCTCTTGCTTTATCGTTACTCTGTCTTATCTCCATTTAAACATCGCTGATGCATCAGCGGTGGATTCTTTCATTGTACCTTTCGCGTGATTGTAATGGGGGTGATGTTGCGAGTAATTCTAACTAATGAGATGATTTGTTTCTCTGTCGTTGTAAATTCCCGATGAGATGATTGACGGGACTTTTGTGGGGGTATTAATTATCTACTGGGGACTCCAAGTGTCTTATCACGGTGACATATGTGAGATGCAGCACCACAAGATGACTAAAAGTATAAGACGATTCCATCAGAAACTGCACTTTTGTAAATGTTAACAATTATTCACCGACGCAAATGCGATAATTTTGTCTGAATAACATCAGAAAATTACGTAATTATCGAAATAACGATCGCTCGTTCCTCCTGATCTCCACATATTTCTCGAGATTGATGTTTATCAATCAGATCAGATACGGGAAAAGCAGATGCAGGAAATGATTGTTACTGGGACTGTGGGGAACGGGGAGGGTGaaaggaggggggagggagaaaaataaaagacgTGGACTCCGAACCAATTTGTATTGAATTTAGCGATAACCAGACGGGTATATATTCAGTGAACGTTATAAACCACAATGACACACATTGGTATGCCGTCTCTGGTGATTGGTTTGATTGCGTTGGCAACCGCCACCGCTGCCCTCGTCGATAACCATAAACATCCAAATTACGCGACTGGTCATGATGTTATTGTTCATTTGTTCGAGTGGAAGTGGAAGGATGTGGGTGATGAGTGCGAAAGATTTTTGGGACCAATGGGATTTGGGGGAGTTCAGGTATGTGCTGATATTTTGTGAGATAacttcatcgatttttttttttttcgttatttcaaTGTCAATCAGAGTCTTTTCGGGACTttctgtcaataaaaaaattcactctccGGAGGAACTCTTTGAGGAAGTCAAAAGCGGTCCTTTTGGGGGTCCATCGATTCACAATCATTCAATTAGTTCAGAGTAATTTGCACTATAACGTAATTCATGAGTCtgtaaaattaaattggagttctaataataatttgtagattattcaaaatatcttgaaatatttttaggtCGATGATAGTCCCTATCATCGGTTGAACTACATAATAATACAATGAACATTCTTCATTGATTGATAAGAAATGATCATTAGTCTGTGGAAATTGTTCTATTTAGATATCCCCTATCCAAGAAAATGTGATTATTCCGAAGAGGCCCTGGTGGGAGCGGTATCAGCCGATTTCTTATCGATTCGTCACCCGTTCCGGTAACGAGACAGAGTTCAAGGACATGATCAAACGATGCAATGCCGCTGGTGTTCGTATTTACGTTGACGCAGTCCTTAATCACGTGTCAGCCGATCACGATTTTGATGTGATTGGGACTGGGGGTAGTTGGGCCGATCCAACAACTAGAAATTATTCGGCTATACCGTACACCCGTACAGATTTTCACCCGAGTTGTCCACTCAAGAATTTCAACGATCCCGTGGAGGTGAGAAACTGTGAACTCGTTGGACTTCATGATCTGAATCAGACCATTGAACATGTGAGGGAGAAAATCGTGGAATTTATGAATCGTGCGATCGATGCCGGGGTCGCCGGTTTCCGGTGAGCACTTATTATTGGttaacattttatttcaatagtttatttattaaaattgttatttaaacATCGAAATCATGACTGAAGTCCTCCGTAAAGTTCCTTCACACCATCATCGTGAATCCCCCCATCCAATTTCCATAATAATTCCAATAATTCAACTTCACTGGCAGAATCGATGCAGCAAAACACATGTGGCCAAACGATCTCCAAATAATATATTCCCGCCTGAATAATCTGAATCCCGGGCATGGCTTTCCTCCCAACTCTCGACCGTACATTTACCAGGAGGTAATCGACATGGGCGGAGAGGGTGTATCAAAATACGAGTATAACAACTTTGGCGCCGTGACTGAGTTCAGATATGGGGTAGAAATAACAAAAGGAATGACCGGAAATAATCCTCTCAAGTGGTTCAGGAACATCGGTGAGGACTGGTCGATGCTGCCCCAGGACTCGGCCCTGATTTTCATCGACAATCATGACAATCAGAGGGgtagtggtggtggtggtactGTCCTGACGTACAAACATCCGAAGCTGTACAAAATGGCAGTTGCTTTCATGCTGGCGCATCCCTATGGTAATCCGAAGATCATGAGTTCGTTTGCGTTTGATGAGTCTGATCAGGGGCCACCAGCGGATGCTCAGGGTAATATTAGATCACCTGTGATCAGGGAGGATGGCAGCTGTGGGGGTGGATGGATCTGCGAACACCGATGGAGGCAGATTTATAAAATGGTGGAGTTCAGAAATACAGTTAATGGCAGCAAAATCAACGT
This genomic interval from Diachasmimorpha longicaudata isolate KC_UGA_2023 chromosome 4, iyDiaLong2, whole genome shotgun sequence contains the following:
- the LOC135161088 gene encoding alpha-amylase A-like: MTHIGMPSLVIGLIALATATAALVDNHKHPNYATGHDVIVHLFEWKWKDVGDECERFLGPMGFGGVQISPIQENVIIPKRPWWERYQPISYRFVTRSGNETEFKDMIKRCNAAGVRIYVDAVLNHVSADHDFDVIGTGGSWADPTTRNYSAIPYTRTDFHPSCPLKNFNDPVEVRNCELVGLHDLNQTIEHVREKIVEFMNRAIDAGVAGFRIDAAKHMWPNDLQIIYSRLNNLNPGHGFPPNSRPYIYQEVIDMGGEGVSKYEYNNFGAVTEFRYGVEITKGMTGNNPLKWFRNIGEDWSMLPQDSALIFIDNHDNQRGSGGGGTVLTYKHPKLYKMAVAFMLAHPYGNPKIMSSFAFDESDQGPPADAQGNIRSPVIREDGSCGGGWICEHRWRQIYKMVEFRNTVNGSKINVWWDNQNNQIAFSRGDAGFIAINADNDDLRRNIHTGLPAGSYCDIISGNIVGGECSGKTVEVGEDGYAFVEILVNEEDGVLAIHRNSKVIPQPKEFEVVSENMIYSTFRVI